The sequence GCCTGTGCATTGGGAACCAAGGCGGCCGCCTCCAGTTCCAGCTCTTCCTTTTTGGCGATGAAATCATGTTTGGCCAGCCCGTTGATTTTGTCCTGCAACTCTCCAAACAATGACATCCGCTTAATTGGCACTTCCTTCCGCAGCCCGCACAGGCGCATTTTCCCCTCCTTCCAACCAGCGGCTTCCGATTTGGCTTTCTCCATCAACTGACCCAGCTCGGTCTGGATGTCCTGCTCGGTTTTTTCAATCAATCCCTCGTTGAACTCGGTTGTTTCGACGACGGATTTAAACTGCTGCAGCACTTCGCCGACCACGtttagctttccattggtatcgGCCAGCTTCTCCCGATACACCACGTCCAGGTCATCAATCTGATGCCGCTTGTGGTTGGCGGTGTGCAGAAAGCATCCGCTGCAAATCCGTATACCGCAGGTCAGGCAGAATAGATTCAACTCCTGGTCGTGGTCTGGGCAGCTTTCGACCTTTTTCTTCATTTCCGCTACGCAAACCGGGCAGATGGTGCGCGGTGTAAACGAGAGCCAAACATCAAAGCATTTCCAGCAAAATAACTtttcgcagctgccgcaggtaaCCGGTTTCTCCACCGTTTCCTTGCAAGAACTGCATTCGCCAGGCGGCATCGGGGACGACGAAGGAACTGCCGGCGGAATCTGATCTTTCATCTCGATATCAGTTGGCTTCGGTTCTTTTTTGACTTCGGAGTTCGTTAAAGAAGTTTCCATCTTGGAGCGTTTTACACGACGCTTCTTCGGTTGTTGGGACATTACCTGGAGAAAATCCACTACGTAACGGGAATCCGTGCACTTCACGGTCACACGAGAACGCTAGCGTTTTAAGTTTGAGCAAGAAACTGACGGTCAAACGAATGCTTTGATTCCAAAGTTCCGCTGCAGCTTTGATTTTTCTTCGAAGGtctgtttaaaaatttaacacCACGTTGCCAATTTTCGCCGCGTGTAATATTTAGGTGGTACTAGATTACTTTGAATAGGCCTTCTCACATTTAAAGGCCTTTTCACGAAACgtttaaaatcagctgttttcaTCGTCAATGGActaattagggtctcgccgacatttctcaccaacacgaacgcaggttcgtggttgcaaacaatcccatttgattttgccgtgacagctgctcgtggttgcaaacaaaccgagtaaaagtgtgagtgaaacgtgcgtgtacgtacacgatcgctgaaagcctaatgcactatccgacaatactattGTAGGGAAAGACTTCAAATGACCCTAtagcagagcaagattacttttgacaaatgttgaattatttttgatgggtgttttattggtattgatgggtagcaccagccattatTTCGACCGGGTATTTTagtaatttttgaactgtcacttttaagtttaatttgattttaaatcgCGAGTCGGACTAACGCCAAAATTTTAGAGCCAAACGATATGAATGTGTATATTTGGCAACACTTCGCACATTCTAGTACCGTTTTGTAGCTCacttttttcttgcttcttctgCATTCCTCTTTCGTGGCAACGAAAGCAAACAAGCTGTGTGTCAGCAGTTGACAGGAAAAGTGATTAACGTTTTGTTTTTCTCACGATTGGAACTtctgttggttggtttggtgatTTGGATAATAATTATTTCCACTGGCTAATTCCACTACAATTTTTATGTTCAACAGCCGAATATCCATAATACATCGGTTTACCGCAATGTCCTCTAGCGATGGAATCTCGCAGGGGATAAATTTCCTGGATCTTCCGGATTGTATGATCGAGCAAGTGTTCGAGTACCTCACCTACGACGAAATAGCCAAGAAGCGAATTGTGAGTCAGATTCTGTTTTTATACATACACTCCTATCTTTGCCATTGACTAATGATTTTCTGTTACGTGGTTTGATGTTCTTCTATAGGTTTGCAGGAAAATTGACCGCGTTTGCCAATCGCTATTGAATCGTGGTTTCATGAAAATGATCAAAAGGCATAATGCAAATCTAAAAGCCATTAAATCGCAGCTTCCACGAAGGGAGTCCGAGCGGAGGAATCACCCACTGGCCAAACACTCAGACATCCTGACCTGCATCGAGACACGTATTTCAATGCTCTCGATGACATACTCCAAGTACATCGATAAGGATTTGTGCTGCTTCATTCCCGGAAAGGTAATTGACGAAGTGTTCAACATCTTGAAGCTCATCGAGAGTACTTCAAAACCACTGCGGGCTCATGAGGTTTTGCAAGAACTGAGGGACATTTCGTCGATGGCGATCGAACACTTCGACGAAAACATTGCTCACAGGCTGAAGCGCATCATGGGGGTTCACCATCCGAGCGGAAGTCACTTGCCCTTTCCCACTCCAGGATTTATTCAAAACGAGGTTGTTCTGCCCTGTGACGTGAATGGGGAAAAGTTGATTCTCCCCACGTTGACTCCGATTTCTCCGCATAAGGCTTCCCCGCAACAACTTTACCAAAGTTCCTCTTCGGCTTGCAGTGCAAGTCGCATAAATAATGCCTCGATTGCTCGAATTACTAACAAATCCCGCAAGATGAGACTCACCATCAACAAGATGGTGACAGGTATGAGAATCTCAAAGAAAGTGATGAAACAAATGCGTTCGCAAATTATGCGCAATTGCGTCGAAATTAAAGATCTCCGCCGTCGGCTGGAGGAATCCGAGGCCAAAAATCGAGAACTGCTGGCCAACATAAATCAGCTCGCGTTCGGTGTTCCATCCAGCTCGGAACAACTTGCGGCATCGTCGGGTCAATCCGAAGCGGCTGTGTCCAAGGCTAGCCGAGCGGCCGTGGTTCGCAATATCAAACCTCGCTCGGCGACCACCATACTCAAACGAGTGCTAGCGAACGCCGAAAACCTCGGGATGCCATCAGCGGTGACTGCTCCGGAGGAATACGATGAACCGATGCCAGGTAGCTCGAAGCGCGCCAAACATAGCCAAGAATAATGCTAGTTCTTACTGAAATCTCTCTCAATAAGGTATCATGGTCGATTCCTCTGTAAAGTCGAGGCAAAGAACACACAAGGAAAGCATTTTTTTCCGTTGTGTTGTTTCTGTTTGTGCTGCTCAATAAATATCTTTGTGGAGTTATTTTTGAGTTTGACATAACATCCCGATTCTCTCATCcttaataacaaatttgaattCATGAATCTGTGAGACTTTTGAGCGGCATGttcctgtcgaatgaaacttttcTCTGTTTTTATCAATATGGTGAATAGTTAGCATTGTATACCGCACGAATAGAGTTTACTCGATTACGATTAGATTTAGGAATGTTAGCTTAAGCTTATATCCAATAATACCGATTAACTAATTAAGTTAGAATGTAGAAACTCAACCGATGCATCGGCTAGATGTGCTTATAGTCTAAAAATCTATCAACATATATGAATGCTTAGCAGTTACGGAGTCGACACTCGTATGTCTGAGTTTCATCTTTACTTTTTTTCTTGTCGAACTACTAAATGTTGTTTCAGTAAATAAATCTCAACAAAGTAATAATGGCTCACATGCAGAAAGAAACGGTATTCCATAAAAGCACCTACTCTACCTTCTTCCAATCATTCTTAATGTGGTCTGGATGATTGTACCACGTTTCGCCTAAAGTCGTTTGGTGTGAGACCATTTGGCCTTATGGTTTCTAATACActagattttgtttttacacgatttacattttcttaattttccactcatcctaaatgtttaacgtatattaattatcatgtgatttttctttgatttattctggatttttttaaacatgttgcgaagagtttggtggcaaattgaagtcacacgatcaaaaatacgagcgaaaaaaaaatcgtgtaaaaacaaaatcctgtgtactgaAAATATTTACTCGCGTGGAAAAAGGCAATCATGTGATTGCGTATTTTATATACAATGTCACAGTAAAACAAAAGGCGTAAAACTAGAATGAACTGCTCATGCTTTCAACAAGGCCTAATATTTTTTGATGTGGAATACTAAGCAGTGTATAATAGTCGATGTTTGCTTGAATAAGGTCGCCGATAAAGCAGTCTTGCCTCGAGTGTGTCGAGGGAGGTCTCTCAACTACAGAATTGATGCGTCAATCTGATATATCACAAATTATCTGATCTCCCAGGGTGCACAGCATCCATCGCCTTCTTGGAAGTCCTGAAGCCACCCGACAGATCATCCTGTCCGCGATTAACAGCCACCCTGGTCTTGTCTCGGTCCTGGAAACGATTGTTCCGATTAGCAATCGAAACTTTTTTTCCTCGAATCTCTACTTGGATTCAGCGAAGAACTCCTCGCTTTTCTCGTGTGCATTGTCAGTCGGTCCATATCTCGGTTACTCATTACTCGTTCAATGCGATGTGGCTAGGGGACCCACTGTCCAAACGGTTGTCAATGCCCAGAATACCAATCCCCAGAATCAGTTCCCCAGAATggtatttcccagaattccatttcccagaacgaccaattctccagaatgatattccccagaatgcaccatttcccggaaaagaaatccccagaatgacccattccccagaaaaaaaaatcccgaatgtcccattccccagaaaccaaaaacccagaatgacccgttccccagaaaaaggTATCAGTCTAAGAAACTATGTTTTCGCTGTCatttctataaattaaaaatactagataggggaacagacggctttggcaggttttgttctattattggcaggggggtttttgtcgaccgaattttatgaaatttggccacaatattctttgatatgcaaagaatgtccaggccaaatttgagcataatcagccataaaaaaacccctgccattaatagaacaaaacctgccaaagccgtcattacccctactatatttctatgcaaaaatacttatattgaagtacgcatttgcccggaataaggcaaaacgaAATATGCTGCCTCAttttaaagcacgcatttgcccggaatggaGCCCATTTGATATGTTCGTTAGGGCTCACATATAATACGAAGGAGCATATAATCCATTATACTCGTTGTTCATATTGGGGGaagcccatatggcataatgccgttcggcataaagccgtttggcataaagccgtttggcataatgaccatttggcataatcgttGAAAAGAATATGAAATGCAATGGGTCGTAAGAAtatatgatttccatttttagaagtatgtatttacctggaataagacaaaagagtagatgactcatttttaaaagtatgtgtttgccggaaaaaggcaaacgagtagataactacccgagcaaagcctgACGTCATAATGAGAGCagaaagaaaacatattttgatatcgacatcaaattgaaatcataaacttaatcataaacataaacatcatatcataaacataaacataaacaatacATCATAAACATAAACTCAATatcagttttcgatttgctctcatcgacagcagaaatagttttcaatttgatgtcacagtaagatttttctgctatacattttgttattttaaccgttaaaacgaccaaaaggatatcatgctgagttatcaaaattaggcgatttcacaacaacaaaattagttatcgatttgctctccaTCTTTGCTCGGatacttcttcaaaagtatgcatttgctcGGAAAAGGTAAAAGAGtaaatcactcatttttttaaagtacgcGTTTGCCtgggataatgcaaaagagtagatgactccttctttaaaagtacgcatttgcccgggataatgcaaaatatcagatgacttcttctttaaaagtatgcgtttgCCCAGAAAAAGGCAAACGAGTATATAACTACTTCTTCAAACGTACGCATTTGCCAGGAAAAAGGCAGAAGAGtaaatgactccttctttaaaagtacgcatttgcctgggatgaagcaaaagagtagatgactccttctttaaaagtatgcatttgcccggaataaggcaaaagagtacatgactccttctttaaaaatacgcatttgcccggggtGAAGCAATTACGAAGTATTTAGACTAAGCtaggaaatggtgcattctggggattaggacattctggggaatgtcttTCGGGAGATGGAGGCATTCTGGgaaatgtctttcgggggataggggcattctggggaatgtctttctggggattgtggtattctggggaatggttttctggggagtaGTGCATTCAGGGGAATTCATTTCTGGGGAATCACTTTCTGGGCAATGGGTTTCTGGGGTATGACATACAATCGTCCAAACATCTCTTCCTCTCTTCtgacataaaatcaattctttcaaacattttttaaattccaaatcATCCGACAAACCGGCGTAACATCGAAATGCATAAGCTGTCGTCCTTTTTATGCTGATGAACAAAAAAAACGGAGAATCGAGAACTGTTGTTGTTAATGCAACacgttatgcaacgtacacaccagtcaagcagtttgacgaacattgactccgcccccaagaaaacgcttcggttgctgctttgtttgagcgtgtgaagttgtttgaacaaccatttgacagttggcggctcggttggaaaaaattaaaacggtttgattttggtttgagttgtcgggggtggagtcaaggttcgccgaacatgtttgagcatttgtagtgaagttgcacatatattttttgatggttggtgctcgagttggtgcttcggtcgttcgtgtgtgatattgttggtcgaataaattgattgttcgtgtcgctgttggtaaaactttatggatgtttgaataaacgagaggtggagtcaatgttggtcaaacggcttgaccgtgtgtacgttccattacggAATATAACAGTGCCACCCAAACATTTTTTCCTGTGCTCGTGTCGGAACATGGACAGATTTCCAGCGGAAGCTTACGGAACTCATGGACGGATGGGGATGTGGAATATTGACTCTCATCAGGCCAtggcgagttgtggggcttgccgaggatatggtggggtttgacagtgagctcttttaaatatttagaaaaaaatgtaatgccAAAGCAGCCtgcgccaaagcgaccgtgtgccactaAAAGCGCACTAGCTCAAGTCCTGGTGTTTGAAAGGACAGTAATAAGACCTGACACGACGAGACAAgaggttttttttatagagggatgaaggcaaatctgcaaattatcactcagggagtggggttggcgcggaaggcagaaggccagcccgccggatccactaaacccacccaagcaacaaaaggttacttgagttaccctctctactaataccctggttccccaggaactgcctcccagcattgCTTCTGGGagataggcagtacttaatgtactcgctcattcacgctcacacaggcactcatcccgtaaaagtcttacttggatgctcagcCTACCACATGATTTACGCTCTAGCACACAAATCTGAGACTTATTTGGgctcactctagcacacccGGCCACGCCTCctgacacaccatgtgggacttacttagtttctcacttctgacataccatgtgagtctgacttgggtgctcacctctGACATGTCACGCGAGGCTGACTTGTGTGGGATCTGTCATTTGCTTTGCTGCCGTATCACACAACAtggatgctcactctactcatctctgccatgcctcgaggtgtcgatagcgatagctaccaacagttctacgctacgaAGATCATACCTCGGCATATGCAGTCCATACTAACACCTATGCGCTCACTattctgccatgcctcgtggtGGTGACTGCGGTTACCACCCgctgcgacactcttacctcgatatgtgcaaacctctcattcacttccccgtgctcagcctgttttcgctctaactaaccacaagttagtcatgcttgtcgattgctgctcggcgcgccagattctctgcaagctgcaggcaatctgagtggttgcagtcgaaactgcgttccacttctccactgcttggcacatcctctggataagggtatgggtgctctgcagtttcgtcaacacctgggcagtcaggacagacggggctctccgcgtgtccaaacctgtggaggtactgccggaagcagccgtggcctgacaggaattgtgtcagatggaagtgaacttccccatggggtctctctACCCAGCTCGATATGGtttcagccggtgggtccacctacctttagaagagttatcccagttatccctgccatctggcaaccgaagtcaccctgatgcgttcacgggctcctctggtggcacgtagctcgaaacactcctcgtcttcccggatgatcccgactggcatcatgctcgcaatcacgcaggctgcatcgtgtgatatcgtgcggtaggcagatatcactctgagacacattaagcggtacgtgctctccagcttccgcaggtaactggttacccccagaacGGGCcaccgtacctaagaatagatatgGCAActcctgccagtagcctacttATACTGTCACACACCTTgaaactgttggacatcatactcgataatgccgcaacagcatAGCAGTCAaagccctcttgcacgcatagtcgtcatggctggcgaaggtcagcttcccaagataagaagggctattttggcttaatcagctctcattttaagtaattttttgtatgtaacggaactttaagtgaactttaaagtttcgttaaggatgcttggaacttgatgtgaaccatagtgaaccaattagttcggttaagagtaaatttaagtaaaatctgaacttctggttgcttgggttgtcgtctattacgaccccaaggagcttcaTACTCCGttttgatgcgatcgcgacttcacccacgtgaatAACTGtatgttgaaccgacttgcggttgttgacgataaccatCTCCGTCTtatgctgatcgcgtgtgctgcggtcagttctacctcgggaattgactccccgtagacctccaaggttacgtcatctCGGGCTaccgacgatcttaacaccaggagggaactttagcttcagaaccccgtcattagggtgtcccaaaaaaaatcgatgtttgaaaagtcatggtgctcaaccctgaaatgaaagatatacctgtctggataatttttgtagaacaaaccgaatttctaaaaaatcgtttagaggtcgcgccagatcgatttttgaaaaatgagctttttggtaaaaatcaaatattgggtcctttcataattttttcagggtcacccattcgttttatatttttttatttttctgtggatctttgcccatatCCTCCATGAACTAGTTTTTGGTATTgtgcgtttttacagtctgcagaactttttaaatatcaaaaaattcacatttttttgACGAATTTTCGCAGTTACTTCATCCgaacacaaaaaataattttttctcgTTCGAAAAAACTTGgatactacaaagagctatttataacgagtattttcataaaaaaatatccaagaaatgttgttctggggctgagatattgcagttttagtaaatagtcaaaaagtgtacaaattcgatactttttctttacatgttataatttcatcaagattgcatcaatattttaatttaaattaaaaaaaatcaaaagcaaaagaatgggaatattttctaggtaacatagctttcttttcgatggagttggttacctgaattacaggattttgtcggagtatatggatggagccagttaaaaaatgatatcacacccaacagttaatatgtagctatatacaagtaatcaggtttactatgatctctttattagttttgattgaatcataggatgcttttcacggcatacaaaaaacaaggcaggctcagcacgtatgtaaacatttagtttgaacgtaaacatgtgtcgtgactactatcttcgcacaagctgaactgagacgatgctctacggtctcagcatgcttacttttgtactctaacatgtggctttaaaatatgcgtcactcttgatgtgtcatttttacgtttttactttacgtttattccgttttttttttttcaatatctcaAGTGAACTCATGGAAAAGCTGTCGAACTGATACGACGAAACAAATTGTTTGACTGTCATATGACATATCAAAAGCATCACGGTATACCGACAACAAAGTAGGCTTGTATGAAAAGTGACACTTCAAGAGTGACGCAAATTTTAacgccacatgttagagtacaaaagtaagcatgctgagaccgtagagcatcgtctcagttcagcttgtgcaaagatagtagtcacgacacatgtttacgttcaaactaaatgtttacatacgtgctgagcctgccttgtttttgtctgccgtgaaaagcatcctatgattcaatcaaaactaataaagagatcatagtaaacctgattacttgtatattgctacatattaactgttgggtgtgatatcattttataactggctccatccatatactccgacaaaatcctgtaattcaggtaaccaactccatcggaaagaaaGATATGTTACCTAGAAAttattcccatttatttgcttttgaatttttttttaatttaaattaaaatattggtgcaatcttgatgaaattaaaacATGTAGAGAAAAAGTATCGAGTTTGTACACTTTTTTgatatttactaaaactgcaatatctcagccccagatcaacatttcttggatatttttttatgaaaatactcgttataaatagctctttgtagtatcTAAGTTTTTCCGaacgagaaaaaatattttgtgttCGGATGAAGTAACTGCGAAAATTCgtaaaaaatgtgtatttttcgatatttaaaaagttctgcagactgtaaaaacgcacaataccaaaaactaattcatggaggatatgggcaaagatccacagaaaaatgaaaaaatataaaacgaatgggtgaccctgaaaaaaaaattgtgaaaggacccaatattttatttttacctaaaagctcatttttcaaaatcgatctggcgcgacctctaaacgatttttagaaattcggtttgttctacaaaaattatacagacaggtatatctttcatttcagggttgagcaccatgacttttcgaatatcgattttttttgggacaccctacccgtcatacataaggttccataataccgggcccagtattgaaccttgcggaactcctgcggtaataggtacGCTTCTCTGACTGGTAtgctaatttgagcccacccacgcaatccaacaccactgcTGGTAGCAGCGATTCCTCTTATTCCATTAAATGGCGCTGCATTGCGTGGTTGATTTGGCCAGATAGTTGGATTCAATGGCGTATCTCGATATTTGCGATCCAAATCCGCTTTGAATGAAACATATGACATTgatgttctccatgttaggagccgctcacaacagcgtctgttccatgttaggggcggctgatcatcgtccgagtgccagcaagGGACTCTTAAACTATACTGTGCACATCATgatgcatcgtgtcagcatcgagaaagCAGCCCCTTTGAACGGTTGAGCCCCTTTACCTGatccgaaattccttcaatagcTGCTGAGCGAGGGGCAATCAACCGGGCATCGAAGTTAGAGGTGGAAAGAGGAACGTGCGTTCATGCAGGCGATGGGTTTCTTGTATTGTAGCACAATTTTTCTTCTGAACGTTTCGAAGTGGCACGATAGTTCTCCTTGAATTATCACACAAACACTAAATAATGTACATTTAAACACCTAACTTTATTGAAACAGTTACACTTGCTTTATTTGTTAAAATTACTGGACATACTGGACGAActttatttaaatataatctaCACTTAATCTATAACACATTAAAAACACTCGACCGTGTGTATGTTGGACGTGATCTGTCCCGGATCGTGATCTAGTTGCGACTGCCGATGTTCTCTTGGGTAGGTACCGGAGAGACCTTCTTCCAACGATGATCGCTTCGGTGGTTCGTCAGATCGGTTTAACTCCGACAACCTGCTCTCTGCTCTCCTTATCACATACGCTGATAACGGACGATGCGATGGGGAGATAACGATGCTCTACCTGAATTCCGTGTCCTATACATACGGTGGCGACTGGTGGTGATTCTGCTGTCGATCGTTATATACCGATGAAGGCAAAAGAGTTTCGACAGCTGCCTTCCTTGCTAGGGGGCAGTCCCTGTATTCGCAAATGCGAACATTCTCACCCACCCAGAAAGTTCCCAAGTTTCTGctaataaagaaagaaaatcCTCTTCGCGGAACCGGGGAAAGGGAGGCAAGCATTTGTCTTGAACTGTTGGCTCTGACGATTGTAGCTCGCTGCGATCGCTATCCTGTGGCATAGGGAGTATGCAAATTTTCTCCACTGGACGAGTTAGTAGCCCTGATGTGGTTTTTAAAGTGACTACTCTCACTGTCCCATCGGAGC comes from Armigeres subalbatus isolate Guangzhou_Male chromosome 2, GZ_Asu_2, whole genome shotgun sequence and encodes:
- the LOC134215609 gene encoding F-box only protein 28, which codes for MSSSDGISQGINFLDLPDCMIEQVFEYLTYDEIAKKRIVCRKIDRVCQSLLNRGFMKMIKRHNANLKAIKSQLPRRESERRNHPLAKHSDILTCIETRISMLSMTYSKYIDKDLCCFIPGKVIDEVFNILKLIESTSKPLRAHEVLQELRDISSMAIEHFDENIAHRLKRIMGVHHPSGSHLPFPTPGFIQNEVVLPCDVNGEKLILPTLTPISPHKASPQQLYQSSSSACSASRINNASIARITNKSRKMRLTINKMVTGMRISKKVMKQMRSQIMRNCVEIKDLRRRLEESEAKNRELLANINQLAFGVPSSSEQLAASSGQSEAAVSKASRAAVVRNIKPRSATTILKRVLANAENLGMPSAVTAPEEYDEPMPGSSKRAKHSQE